The Nitrospira sp. CR1.1 sequence GTGCCGCACGATCGGCCACAAGGGGCAGAATGAGCGGCACCCCGCCGAGTTCTTCGATCGCGCGGACGTATCGAGCCCGGAGAAAATAGGTGGGCTCTTTGCCGCCCCATTCCTGACGATCACCGGCATTGAAGTCGGGTGTGACTCCGATGACGGGTTTCATGCTATCGGATCGGTTCCAAGGGCAGCGGCAGGGGCTCCTGAGGCGTATAGTCCCCGGCCTCCCGCGCGGGCTCGCTCGAGGAGACACCGAGGAAGCGGATCGGTTTATCCCCCTTCAAATGATCCGGCGTAATAATGTAGGTGCCGTACATGCTGGGAACCCAGATGTTCTTTGCTGTCTGTTCGCTGCCACCTGAGAACCCGTAGGCTAAGCCGCCGACCACGCCTCCGCCAATTGCAAATGCGAGTTTAAGCGGGAAGTAGATGATGGTTGCCAGTGCAGATCCTGCTTGAATGCCCACCCCGGAAGGGCTGGCATCATTCGAGGACACGGGGACGTTGGACGCACTGCCTGATTCTTGTGCTGCGACCGGCACAATGAGGATGGCCAGGGAGCAGATCGCCACCAGACCGAGAACCAAGGCGTTCGACCAGAGGCTGCGGCGTCTTTTAAAGGACACATTGGCAGAGACGTTCACGTTGGGTGCCTCCTTCGTGCTGAAATGCTGACGGTGTGAATTAGAAGATGAGTGCCGATGAACTGTCTACAATTGCGAGTACTCCGTTGTCGTTATAACAAATTCATCCCCATTTTCAAACCCCTTCCGCCTTTGTTGCCACCGCTCTTCGCTCTTCAGATATCAGATGTCTCTCCCAAGTCTAATTCAAGGCGAATCCGGTCCGTCACCTGTTCGGGTTGCTCGTTGATCATGCGCCGGAGCTCTTCCGCGAAGCCTGCCGCGTCGATCACCTGGTTGAGTTGCTCGATGCCTGTGTGGAGGGCGAGGTGGAGTGCGCAGGTGCAGACGGATTGAATGAAGAGTTCATCAGCCCGACGCGTCACGTCATCCTGCTCGTCCTGGTCGCTCTTGTGTAGTTGATTTCCAAGCCAGGATGAAAACCCGATCTCCCGGCGAGCCTCCTCGAGGTACTCCTGGGCGATGTCAATGCCGACCTGCACGCCACCCTTCCAACTGCGTTTCTTCACATTGAAGACACAGCGCAGATGGTCAGGCCGATGCTCCACGGGTTCGGGCCCGAAGAAAAATGTCACGCGGTACTGGCTTGGATCGGCTGTGGAAGGAATGCTCATAGCTGGCTGAGAGCATTGTATCATTCCGAAGCGCTCAGAGCACCGCCTGATTGCCAAGTGGTTTCGATTTCGAAATGACGGTATGATGCGCCCATGGATACCTCCTCACGATTCAGTACCCAGGTCAGCCGTATTCAGCAAGCCATTCGAGATCAACCGGGGGTTGACGGATGGCTCTTCTATGACTTTCGCCATCTCGATCCCATCGCCTATCGCGTGTTGTTGTTAGACCCCTCGATCCATGTGACGCGCCGATGGTTCTACTGGGTTCCGGCGGTGGGGACGCCGGTGAAGTTACAGCATCGCATTGAACCGCATGTCTTGGAAGGGTTGCCGGGCGAGGCGCGACTGTACGTCTCCTGGCGAGAGCAGCAGGCGGCGCTCAGGGCACTTCTTCAATCGGCCAAACGAATTGCCATGCAATACTCGCCGATGAATGCAATTCCCTATCTCTCGCGAGTGGATGCCGGGACGTTGGATCTCCTGCGGAGCTTGGGGCTGGAGGTTGTCACGTCCGCTGATTTGGTTCAACAATTTGAAGCCGTGTGGGATGAGGCGCAGTTGGCCTCGCACCAGGTGGCTGCCACGGGGCTGCGGGCGATTGTGGATGAGGCGTTTGGGTTTATCGGGACTTCTCTGGCGGCCGGTCGTTCGCTCACTGAATATGGCTTGCAACAATATATTCTTGCCCGGATGCATGACCGCGGGCTGGTGACCTCGAGTCCCCCGATTGCCGCTGTCAACGCTCATAGTGCAGATCCTCACTACGGACCGTCTCGCGAGGGCTCTGCTCCTATTCGACCGGGGGATCTGGTCCTGATCGACTTATGGGCGAAGCAACCGGGGCCCCGTGCCGTATACGCAGATATCACGTGGACCGGCTTTGTCGGAAAGATTGCGCCTGCCAGGCAGCAAGACATCTTCCAGATTGTCCGGCAAGCACGGGATGCCGCAGTGGCATTCGTGCAAGCGCGTGTGCGAAAGGGCACATTCCCATTCGGGTGGGAAGTCGACGATGTGTGCCGGCAGGTGATTCAGCAGGCCGGATACGGGGAGTATTTCGTTCATCGGACGGGACATTCGATAGGCGAAGAAGTCCATGGCAATGGCGCGAACATCGACAATCTCGAAACCCAGGATGCCCGCCGACTGTTGCCCGGCACCTGTTTTTCTATTGAACCGGGGATCTATCTTCCGGAAGATTTCGGTATCAGAAGCGAGCTGGATGTGTATCTCTCAGCTAACGACGCGGTAGTGTACGGTCAACCGGTACAAACCGAACTCGTCGCGATTTCCCATCCCGCCACGTGAGTCTGGTCTTATCCTCAGGGATGACCACGGCCTTTCTTGACACTCTTTACATCGGGCGGCTATCGTGAGAGATCGCATGGCCGAAGAGGTCTTGTGCCTGGTCGGCTCCTATTTGTCGAGGAAGGATACTGAACATGTTTGGAACGATGGGATTTTCCGAACTGATTATCATCCTGGTTATCGTCTTGATAATTTTTGGGGCCGGAAAGCTTCCGCAAATCGGGGAAGGGGTGGGCAAGGCCCTCAAAGGGTTTAAGAAAGAAGTGAATGACATTCCGCCTCCGGACGCCACTCCTGAGCAGAGCGATTCTTCAAGCGCCTCGTCCCTGGCTCAGGTTCAGCCGACAGCAGAAGCTGCCCAGGTGGTTCAACCAGCGCTTGCTGCTCAGGCCTCTACCGGTCTGAAAGCCACCGCTCCCTACACGCCTGGTCCGGAGTTAACACCGGGTACGACGGCGGCCTTAATGGCTGCGGCCGCGCCACAGGGGCCTCAAGCCGCCCAACCGCCTAGGCCACGGCTGGCCTCGGTATCGCCGAATCAGGCTGCTCCCGGGTCGGCGGTGGCACAAAGTCATCAACCTCCGACGATGGAAGATCGTATGGCGGCTCCGGCCCCGGCGATGCGGGGCCAGTATCCCCCTCTTCCCGCTGCGGCCCAGAGCAAGCCGGTGGCCAAGCGTCCTTCTGCTATTGTGAATAAAGATGCTGTGGCCCGGGTACAGGCTGCACAAGCTGCCATGCGAGCCAAGGCCGCGCAGCCTCAGCCGGCAGCCTTTTCTCCCCAGGACATGCAAGGGTTGGGTGAGGGGCTGGGAGATGCGGTGCGGACTTTCCGGCAGGCTGTCGCTGATGTGCGGAGTTCGGTCGATCCTCAAATGCGGACGATTCGGGCAGAAATGGATTCCGCCCAGAAAGAACTGGAACAGTCGATCGAAGCCGCCAAGCAAGCGCCTGTGCTGGACGAGGATGCTCCAGCGAAACCGCTCTAACTGTGAAGGGCTTTGACTCAACCCGGGCGAGTCCTGGTTCAAAATTCTGTTTGTCCACAGTAGTTCAGCGGCATGGGTGTAGGAGAAGAGTCTGTCTGATTAGGTTCGTGCCGTGATTGTACACCGGTTCCGGGTTCGCTCCATTCCATGCCGCAGGAACTCAGTATCCCGAATTCCACAATGAAGTCCGGTGCTTTCTCGCGTGCCGCGTTTCACCTCGCGCTGCTATTTCCGCTGATGCTCTCCTCGACACTGTCCGGTTGTTATGTCGATGTCCCGCCAGCATCTCCAGAGTCGGTTTCGATGAGACTCGGCGAATTACTCGCGGATCCGGACCCGGAGGTCCGACGCACGGCGGCAGAAGCATTGGGGAAGATTGGCCATCAATCTGCAAGCTCGGGGCTTATTGCCGCATTGGCGGATCGAGATCATCGTGTTCGCGCGGCTGCGGCACTCGCCCTGGGTCGAGTGAGTGACGGAATGGGTGCGACGCCGCTCGTGGAGCATTTAGCGGATTCATCCGAGCCTGTTAGGTCGGCATCAGCCTTGGCTCTCGGCGAAATGACTTTATCGGGAGTTCATGAGGAGCAGATTCTCAAAGCGCTCCACAACCCGGACGTGTCTACCCGGATTGCCGCAAGTCGAGTCCTGCTGAGCTTAGATGCTGTTTCATTCTCAAGGGATCTCGTCTCAGCTTTGGAAGATTCGAATGCGCAGGTGCGGCAAGGGATCGCAGCGGCTCTGGGGGAAACGGCGGATGTGAGATCTCTCCCGAACTTGCTGAATCTCTTACAAAACGATGTTGACGTAGGTGTGCGCGCAGAGGCTGCGTTTCGGCTGGGGAAAGTTGGGGATATCGGTGTGCTGGGTGCGTTGTCAGCGGTTGCTGAGAAGGATACGAATCCGACAGTTCGACAATGGGCCCAATGGGCTACCCGGCAGATTACGACAGCGCCCGACTCCGGTTCAGGGAATCAACGAGGTCAATGAGCCGCGTTTGAGCCTCCGGATCAATGTCGGTAAATTGGATACCCATCCCTGGAAAGAGCAAGTAGCGCTCGGGCCTTGACCGTGTCCAGGCGACTTTCGCACGTGTTTCAAATTTCTGGTTCGGCCGGTCTGGTAAGGCAAACTCAACGGTAAGTTCCGTGCCGGGCGCCAATGGCGAGCTACTCTCGATAAACAATCCCCCTCC is a genomic window containing:
- a CDS encoding M24 family metallopeptidase, encoding MDTSSRFSTQVSRIQQAIRDQPGVDGWLFYDFRHLDPIAYRVLLLDPSIHVTRRWFYWVPAVGTPVKLQHRIEPHVLEGLPGEARLYVSWREQQAALRALLQSAKRIAMQYSPMNAIPYLSRVDAGTLDLLRSLGLEVVTSADLVQQFEAVWDEAQLASHQVAATGLRAIVDEAFGFIGTSLAAGRSLTEYGLQQYILARMHDRGLVTSSPPIAAVNAHSADPHYGPSREGSAPIRPGDLVLIDLWAKQPGPRAVYADITWTGFVGKIAPARQQDIFQIVRQARDAAVAFVQARVRKGTFPFGWEVDDVCRQVIQQAGYGEYFVHRTGHSIGEEVHGNGANIDNLETQDARRLLPGTCFSIEPGIYLPEDFGIRSELDVYLSANDAVVYGQPVQTELVAISHPAT